One window from the genome of Glycine soja cultivar W05 chromosome 12, ASM419377v2, whole genome shotgun sequence encodes:
- the LOC114379923 gene encoding fasciclin-like arabinogalactan protein 16: protein MYFRIYGVTILLFLLPTLTFSLSQGQINSNSILVALLDSHYTEVAELVEKAMLLQTLENTVMNNNITIFAPRNEALERDLDPDFKRFLLEPRNLQSLQTLLLSHIVPKRIIKPEYLTGTGKPGRPNNPTRHRTLAPNHHLTLQSLNLTHWNVDSSRVMNPDSVTRPDGVIHGIDTLLIPRSVQDEFNRRRNLISIAAVKPEPSPEVDPRTHRLKKPAPASPAGSPPALPIYDAMAPGPSLAPAPAPGPGGPRHHFNGEKQVKDFIHTLLHYGGYNEMADILVNLTSLATEMGRLVSEGYVLTVLAPNDEAMAKLTTDQLSEPGSPEQIMYYHLIPEYQTEESMYNAVRRFGKVRYDTLRLPHKVTAQEADGSVKFGHGDTSAYLFDPDIYTDGRISVQGIDGVLFPPQEEEAGPVTRSKPAKVVVKQRRGKLLETACWMLGSFGQNSRFISCQ, encoded by the coding sequence ATGTATTTTCGCATCTATGGCGTCACgatcctcctcttcctcctcccaACCCTCACATTCTCCCTCTCGCAGGGTCAGATAAACTCAAACTCAATCCTCGTCGCTCTGCTGGACTCGCATTACACCGAAGTAGCTGAGCTTGTGGAAAAAGCCATGCTTTTGCAGACGCTGGAGAACACCGTGATGAACAACAACATCACAATCTTCGCTCCCAGAAATGAAGCCCTCGAACGCGATCTCGACCCTGATTTCAAGCGCTTCCTCCTCGAACCCCGCAATCTCCAATCCCTCCAAACTCTCCTTTTGTCCCACATCGTCCCCAAAAGAATCATCAAACCCGAATACCTAACCGGGACGGGCAAGCCGGGTAGGCCAAATAACCCGACCCGGCACCGAACGCTAGCTCCGAACCACCACCTCACTCTCCAGTCCCTGAATTTGACTCACTGGAATGTCGATTCTTCCCGGGTCATGAACCCGGATTCAGTGACCCGACCCGACGGAGTGATCCACGGCATCGACACTTTACTAATCCCTCGCTCCGTCCAAGACGAATTCAACCGTCGCCGGAATCTGATCTCCATCGCGGCCGTGAAACCCGAACCCTCCCCGGAGGTCGACCCGCGAACCCACAGGTTAAAAAAACCAGCGCCGGCATCGCCGGCGGGTTCTCCGCCGGCGCTCCCGATCTACGACGCGATGGCGCCGGGGCCCTCGCTAGCTCCGGCGCCAGCGCCGGGGCCTGGGGGGCCCCGCCACCACTTCAATGGGGAGAAGCAAGTAAAAGACTTCATCCACACGCTTCTCCATTACGGCGGTTACAACGAGATGGCGGATATTCTGGTAAACTTAACGTCACTGGCGACGGAGATGGGACGGTTGGTTTCGGAGGGTTACGTGTTGACGGTGTTGGCTCCAAACGACGAGGCCATGGCGAAGTTAACCACGGACCAGTTAAGTGAACCGGGTTCGCCCGAACAGATTATGTATTATCATTTGATTCCTGAGTATCAGACCGAGGAGAGCATGTACAATGCCGTTAGAAGGTTCGGGAAGGTCCGTTACGACACCTTACGGTTGCCGCACAAGGTGACGGCGCAGGAGGCTGACGGCTCCGTTAAGTTCGGGCACGGGGACACTTCCGCGTACTTGTTCGACCCCGATATTTACACGGATGGACGGATCTCCGTTCAGGGAATTGACGGCGTTCTCTTTCCGCCTCAGGAGGAAGAGGCTGGGCCCGTTACCCGATCCAAGCCCGCTAAGGTCGTCGTTAAGCAAAGAAGAG